The following proteins are encoded in a genomic region of Lachnospiraceae bacterium KM106-2:
- a CDS encoding fibronectin/fibrinogen-binding protein, giving the protein MKKTKLLVVSCFVLLLILSLGYGKTVSAKDVVSFEDQNQKKMIIDYENKTVTFEEGVLEDNVLYQENLRLPDDFTLVIPASMRQISKYGYREAKEIKLDPANPYFTVKDGILYNKQMTEIILLTKSVHTLKIPSTMSQFEFTPCVNVKKLIIPKECKELKLPNFSKDYALESVEVEAGNPSYSVKDNCIYNKNMTELYFCPSQGEGSKLVLPNTVKKISFFTLADNKRIQSIVLSKNLEKIEYMQWVDHLKNLKEISISSSNKYYSTHKGVLYDKKKKTLLIYPLAKKDKKYEMPSTVTAINKDSCFKNDHLVSLILPAKLKTFSCPVKVAEILPKLKEVKVSSKNKYFSQVKGVLYNKKKTKIVCFPPQMEKTTYSLPNTVKSFQEAYLYQSKVKKISLGKSFKKWVSDENQIAGVYRNKLESVTVSSKNKYYSSKDGILYDKKKGSIELIPYNYQGKTMKIPDSVSTLKGTLRGKNVKKLAIGKKLKKIDKIDLPNLQTVSVSSKNSSFKVKDQVLYNKKMSKIILFPAKRKSATYNMPDSVKEGKISQNTYVQSIAIGKSYHGIFAGEDGVIQDDVKDEPYWHTQPKLFTKLKEIKVSESNLYYTSVNGVLFSKHKRDLYWYPEAKKNEELIIPKETKNVWHGNTMLYNSCLKQISIESGNDSFQYEDGILYQKLTGTTKYNEICAIVGGLEYENFIIKSGISEILVDINAFRDKIKNITVIDNRYYYLENAILYKRYID; this is encoded by the coding sequence ATGAAAAAAACTAAGTTGCTAGTAGTGAGTTGTTTTGTACTACTATTGATTCTGTCACTTGGTTATGGCAAAACTGTAAGTGCCAAAGATGTAGTCTCATTTGAGGATCAAAATCAGAAAAAGATGATCATTGATTATGAGAATAAAACGGTTACCTTTGAAGAAGGAGTTCTTGAAGATAATGTATTATACCAAGAGAACTTACGGTTACCCGATGATTTCACTTTAGTAATACCTGCAAGTATGAGACAAATTTCAAAGTATGGGTATCGTGAAGCAAAAGAAATTAAACTGGATCCAGCAAATCCATATTTTACAGTGAAAGATGGAATCCTATATAATAAGCAGATGACAGAGATTATCTTGCTTACGAAATCAGTACATACCCTTAAGATTCCAAGTACAATGAGTCAATTTGAGTTTACTCCATGTGTTAACGTAAAGAAACTTATCATACCAAAAGAATGTAAGGAACTTAAACTACCTAACTTCTCAAAAGACTATGCATTAGAATCGGTAGAAGTGGAAGCAGGTAATCCTTCTTATTCAGTAAAAGATAATTGTATTTATAATAAGAATATGACAGAGTTATATTTCTGTCCTAGCCAAGGTGAGGGGAGTAAATTGGTGCTGCCTAATACGGTAAAGAAAATTTCTTTTTTTACACTTGCGGATAATAAACGAATTCAAAGTATAGTTCTTTCTAAAAATTTAGAGAAAATTGAATATATGCAGTGGGTCGATCATCTAAAGAATTTAAAAGAGATCAGTATTTCCTCTTCTAATAAATATTATTCAACGCATAAAGGCGTTCTGTATGATAAAAAGAAGAAGACATTATTGATTTATCCATTAGCAAAAAAAGACAAGAAATATGAGATGCCTAGTACCGTAACAGCGATTAATAAGGATTCTTGCTTTAAGAACGATCATTTAGTAAGTCTAATTCTACCGGCGAAGTTAAAGACATTTTCTTGCCCGGTAAAAGTCGCAGAGATACTGCCGAAATTAAAGGAAGTTAAGGTATCTAGTAAAAATAAATACTTTAGCCAGGTTAAGGGTGTTCTTTATAATAAGAAAAAGACAAAAATAGTGTGCTTTCCACCGCAGATGGAAAAGACCACATATAGTTTACCGAATACAGTAAAGAGCTTTCAAGAAGCATACTTATATCAAAGTAAGGTAAAGAAAATCTCGTTAGGGAAAAGCTTTAAAAAGTGGGTATCTGATGAGAATCAAATTGCTGGTGTATATAGGAATAAACTAGAATCGGTAACTGTTTCATCAAAGAATAAATATTATTCATCTAAGGACGGCATTTTATATGACAAGAAAAAAGGATCAATAGAATTGATCCCTTATAACTATCAAGGAAAAACAATGAAGATTCCAGATTCAGTCAGCACGTTAAAGGGAACTTTAAGAGGCAAAAACGTTAAGAAACTTGCGATAGGTAAGAAGTTAAAGAAAATTGATAAAATAGATCTGCCGAATCTTCAAACAGTATCGGTATCATCTAAAAATTCAAGTTTTAAAGTAAAAGACCAAGTGCTTTATAATAAAAAAATGAGTAAGATCATCTTATTCCCGGCAAAGAGAAAAAGTGCAACTTATAACATGCCTGATTCTGTTAAAGAGGGCAAGATATCTCAGAATACCTATGTTCAGTCAATTGCGATCGGAAAGTCATATCATGGCATTTTTGCGGGAGAAGATGGAGTGATACAAGATGATGTGAAAGATGAGCCATATTGGCATACACAGCCAAAGCTTTTTACTAAGCTAAAAGAGATCAAGGTGAGTGAAAGTAACCTTTATTATACAAGTGTCAATGGGGTATTATTTAGTAAACATAAGAGAGATCTTTATTGGTATCCAGAAGCAAAGAAAAATGAAGAATTGATCATACCAAAAGAGACAAAAAATGTTTGGCATGGAAATACTATGTTATATAATTCCTGCTTAAAACAGATCAGTATTGAGAGTGGTAATGATAGCTTTCAATATGAGGATGGTATCTTATATCAAAAGTTGACTGGTACCACGAAGTACAATGAGATTTGTGCCATTGTTGGTGGTTTAGAGTATGAGAATTTTATTATTAAAAGTGGGATAAGTGAAATTCTTGTTGATATTAATGCCTTTCGAGATAAGATTAAAAATATTACTGTAATAGATAACAGATACTACTATCTAGAAAATGCAATATTATATAAAAGATATATTGATTAG
- a CDS encoding chaperone protein DnaJ, whose protein sequence is MADKRDYYEVLGVSKTASDAEIKKAYRALAKKYHPDANPGDKEAEKKFKEAGEAYAVLSDADKRRQYDQFGHAAFDGGAGGAGAGGFDFSGMDMGDIFGDIFGDIFGGGRSRRSSNGPMRGADVRTSVRITFEEACFGVKKELDLNLKEECEHCHGTGAKPGTTAETCSKCGGKGQVVFTQQSLFGMTRSVQACPDCNGTGKIVREKCTDCHGAGYITKRKKIEVSIPAGIDDGQSIRISGKGEPGTNGGPRGDLLVQVIVSRHPIFVRTDYDIHSTVSITFAQAALGGDIHVKTIDGEVIYTVKPGTQTDTRVRLRGKGVPTLRNSSVRGDHYVTLVVNVPTKLSSEQKEALQHFDDLMTGKNPDPQDSKDSKKSKKKGLFK, encoded by the coding sequence ATGGCAGACAAACGTGATTATTATGAGGTCCTTGGAGTATCTAAGACCGCATCCGATGCCGAAATTAAGAAAGCTTACCGAGCGTTAGCCAAAAAGTATCATCCAGATGCAAATCCTGGTGATAAAGAAGCAGAGAAGAAATTCAAAGAAGCTGGTGAAGCTTATGCAGTACTTAGCGATGCAGACAAACGTAGACAATATGATCAATTTGGTCATGCAGCGTTTGACGGTGGTGCAGGTGGTGCAGGAGCTGGCGGATTTGACTTCTCTGGTATGGATATGGGAGATATCTTTGGCGATATCTTCGGAGACATCTTCGGTGGTGGAAGAAGCAGACGTAGCAGCAATGGTCCTATGAGAGGTGCTGATGTTAGAACAAGCGTAAGAATTACATTTGAAGAAGCTTGTTTTGGCGTGAAAAAAGAACTTGATCTTAATTTGAAAGAAGAATGTGAACACTGTCATGGTACAGGTGCAAAACCTGGTACAACGGCTGAGACATGTTCAAAATGTGGTGGTAAAGGTCAAGTTGTATTTACACAACAATCTTTATTTGGCATGACAAGAAGCGTACAAGCTTGTCCAGACTGTAATGGTACTGGTAAGATCGTACGTGAAAAATGTACGGACTGTCATGGCGCTGGATATATCACAAAACGTAAGAAGATTGAAGTTTCCATTCCGGCTGGTATTGATGATGGTCAAAGCATTCGTATTTCTGGAAAAGGTGAACCAGGAACGAATGGTGGACCAAGAGGAGACTTATTAGTGCAGGTAATTGTAAGCCGTCACCCAATCTTTGTTCGTACGGATTATGATATTCATTCAACAGTATCCATTACATTTGCACAAGCAGCCTTAGGTGGAGATATTCACGTTAAGACAATTGATGGCGAAGTAATCTATACTGTAAAACCAGGTACTCAGACAGATACGAGAGTACGCCTTCGTGGTAAAGGTGTCCCTACACTTCGTAACAGCTCTGTACGTGGCGATCATTATGTGACATTAGTTGTAAATGTTCCTACGAAGTTATCTTCAGAACAAAAAGAAGCATTACAACATTTTGATGATCTGATGACTGGCAAGAATCCAGATCCACAAGATTCTAAGGATTCCAAGAAATCAAAGAAAAAAGGCTTATTTAAATAG